One Aythya fuligula isolate bAytFul2 chromosome W, bAytFul2.pri, whole genome shotgun sequence genomic window carries:
- the LOC116501308 gene encoding olfactory receptor 14C36-like → MPNSSSVSEFLLLAFADTRELQLLHFALFLGIYLAALLGNGLILSAVACDHRLHTPMYFFLLNLALLDVGSISTTLPKAMANALWDTRAISYQGCAAQLFFFLFCISAEYYNLTIMAYDRYIAICKPLHYGSLLGSRACAQMAAAAWGSGFLNAVLLTATTFSLPLCHSNAVDQFFCEIPHILKLSCSESYLREVWAVLFSIFLAFGCFIFIVFSYVQIFRAVLRMPSEQGRHKAFSTCLPHLAVVSLFLSTGIFSYLKPPSISSPSLDLVVALLYSVVPPAVNPLIYSMRNQDLKDAVRKLFPYMFLKHP, encoded by the coding sequence AtgcccaacagcagctctgtcagtgagttcctcctgctggcattcgcagacacacgcgagctgcagctcctgcacttcgcgctcttcctgggcatctacctggctgccctcctgggcaacggcctcatcctcagcgcCGTAGCCTgtgaccaccgcctccacacccccatgtacttcttcctcctcaacctcgccctcctcgatGTGGGatccatctccaccactctgcccaaagccatggccaatgccctctgggacaccagggccatctcctatcaaggatgtgctgcacagctctttttctttctcttctgcataTCAGCAGAGTATTATAACCTTACtatcatggcctatgaccgctacattgccatctgcaagcccctgcactacgggagcctcctgggcagcagagcttgtgcccagatggcagcagctgcctggggcagtggctttctcaatgctgtcctgcTCACGGCCACTAcgttttcccttcccctctgccacagcaatgctgtggaccagttcttctgtgaaatcccccacatcctcaagctctcctgctcagaatCCTATCTCAGAGAAGTTTGGGCAGTTCTGTTTAGTATCTTTTTAGCATTtggttgtttcattttcattgttttctcctatgtgcagatcttcagggcagtgctgaggatgccctctgagcagggacgacacaaagccttttccacatgcctccctcacTTGGCTGTGGTCTCCCTGTTTCTTAGCACTGGCATATTTtcctacctgaagcccccctccatttcctctccatccctggacCTGGTCGTCGCACTTCTGTactcggtggtgcctccagcagtgaaccccctcatctacagcatgaggaaccaggatCTCAAGGATGCAGTGAGGAAACTGTTTCCATACATGTTTCTTAAGCATCCATGA